The Pseudomonas wenzhouensis genome has a segment encoding these proteins:
- a CDS encoding alpha/beta fold hydrolase, whose protein sequence is MQSSSELFPVALISAELRGDLSEDVYRLKPNNSPDSSVELALTRVGLADAEGARGVPVVLLHGSFSNRRFWYSPKGIGLGAYLARAGFDVWIAEMRGHGLSPRNEGYRDNSVAQYVHYDVPAIADFLFEQTGQAAHWIGHSLGGVILAAALGGGYLDQSRASSVALFGSQVSRSYWPLKIPPIEWGARLLLRAFPYLSGRRLKRGPEDEPIGLALEVLRWLRLFGRFGDGRKDWWAGLAEVSVPLMAVAAAADFDDPAWACRKLLEQCSSAPRHFLLLGKEKGFSSDFGHIEMLVSKEAQREVWPLTEYWLQYLRLPVEFTEQAAVAGV, encoded by the coding sequence ATGCAAAGCAGTAGTGAGCTTTTCCCCGTCGCGCTGATCAGTGCCGAGCTACGTGGCGATCTCAGTGAAGACGTCTATCGTCTGAAGCCCAACAACAGTCCGGATTCCAGTGTAGAGCTGGCGTTAACGCGAGTAGGCCTGGCGGATGCCGAAGGTGCGCGCGGCGTGCCTGTGGTGTTGCTGCATGGTAGTTTTTCCAACCGACGTTTCTGGTACTCGCCCAAGGGCATAGGCCTTGGCGCCTATCTGGCGCGTGCGGGGTTTGACGTGTGGATCGCCGAAATGCGCGGCCACGGCCTTTCGCCGCGCAATGAAGGCTATCGCGACAACAGCGTGGCGCAGTACGTGCACTACGACGTGCCGGCCATCGCCGATTTCCTATTCGAGCAGACCGGGCAGGCCGCACACTGGATTGGCCACTCGCTAGGCGGGGTGATCCTGGCGGCTGCGTTGGGTGGTGGTTATCTCGATCAGTCGCGTGCCAGCTCGGTTGCGTTGTTCGGCAGTCAGGTCAGCCGCAGTTACTGGCCGCTGAAGATACCTCCGATAGAGTGGGGCGCGCGTCTACTGCTGCGCGCCTTTCCTTACCTGTCCGGCCGGCGCCTGAAGCGCGGCCCTGAAGATGAACCTATCGGGCTGGCGCTGGAAGTTCTACGTTGGCTCAGGCTGTTCGGGCGATTCGGTGATGGGCGGAAGGACTGGTGGGCAGGCCTCGCTGAGGTGAGCGTACCGCTTATGGCCGTGGCAGCTGCTGCCGATTTCGATGATCCTGCTTGGGCCTGTCGCAAGCTTCTGGAGCAATGCAGTAGCGCGCCGAGGCACTTTCTACTGTTGGGTAAGGAGAAAGGCTTCAGCAGCGATTTCGGGCACATTGAAATGTTGGTCAGCAAAGAGGCGCAGCGCGAAGTTTGGCCGCTGACCGAATACTGGCTGCAATACCTGCGACTGCCTGTAGAGTTCACCGAGCAGGCCGCCGTTGCGGGTGTCTGA
- a CDS encoding CrfX protein, producing the protein MRMHDPFEESLRDLLKAAPSSHDDDACLHRVLKTANRQVGAGDLFSLVGHWAQALMIALNNGSAHVAPVSRRTQSSASADKAD; encoded by the coding sequence GTGCGCATGCACGATCCATTCGAAGAATCTTTACGCGATTTGCTCAAGGCCGCGCCGTCCAGCCATGACGACGATGCCTGTCTGCACCGGGTTCTCAAGACCGCCAACCGCCAGGTCGGAGCGGGTGACCTGTTCAGCCTGGTCGGTCACTGGGCGCAGGCGCTGATGATCGCCCTGAATAATGGTTCGGCGCATGTGGCGCCAGTATCACGCCGTACCCAATCCTCCGCTTCTGCTGACAAGGCTGACTGA
- the ppsR gene encoding posphoenolpyruvate synthetase regulatory kinase/phosphorylase PpsR, translating to MKRTAFFISDGTGITAETLGQSLLAQFENIQFTKLTRPYIDSIEKARAMVQQIDAAAERDGARPIIFDTIVNRDIRAILDTANGFMIDIFSTFLSPLEQELSSHSSYSVGKSHSIGQHSNYMERIEAVNFALDNDDGARTHYYDKADLILVGVSRCGKTPTCLYMAMQYGIRAANYPLTEDDMERLQLPDSLKKYRDKLFGLTIDPDRLTAIRHERKPNSRYASFAQCEFEVREVEGLFRRENIAFINSTHFSVEEISAKILVEKGVERRLK from the coding sequence ATGAAACGAACCGCTTTCTTCATCTCCGACGGCACCGGCATCACGGCCGAAACCTTGGGCCAGAGCCTGCTCGCACAGTTCGAGAACATTCAGTTCACCAAACTGACGCGCCCTTATATCGACAGCATCGAAAAAGCGCGCGCCATGGTACAACAAATCGATGCCGCCGCTGAAAGGGACGGCGCCCGCCCGATCATCTTCGACACCATCGTCAATCGCGATATTCGTGCGATCCTCGATACCGCCAATGGTTTCATGATCGATATTTTCTCGACCTTCCTTTCCCCCCTGGAGCAGGAGCTGAGCTCGCACTCCTCCTACTCGGTCGGCAAGTCACACTCCATCGGCCAGCACTCCAACTACATGGAACGCATCGAGGCGGTGAACTTCGCCCTCGACAACGATGATGGCGCCCGTACCCACTATTACGACAAGGCCGATCTGATCCTGGTCGGCGTGTCGCGCTGCGGCAAGACGCCTACCTGTCTGTACATGGCCATGCAGTACGGCATACGCGCCGCCAACTACCCGCTGACCGAAGACGACATGGAGCGCCTGCAGCTCCCAGACTCACTGAAAAAGTACCGCGACAAGCTGTTTGGCCTGACCATAGACCCGGATCGTCTCACCGCCATCCGCCACGAACGCAAGCCCAACAGCCGCTACGCCAGTTTCGCCCAGTGCGAGTTCGAAGTGCGCGAGGTGGAAGGTCTGTTCCGCCGTGAAAACATTGCCTTCATCAACTCCACGCATTTCTCGGTGGAGGAGATTTCGGCCAAGATCCTGGTGGAAAAAGGTGTTGAACGGCGCCTTAAATAA
- the acnD gene encoding Fe/S-dependent 2-methylisocitrate dehydratase AcnD, which yields MNSQYRKRLPGTALDYFDAREAVEAIQAGAWSKLPYTSRVLAEQLVRRCDPQDLTAALEQLIYRKRDLDFPWYPARVVCHDILGQTALVDLAGLRDAIAEQGGDPSKVNPVVPTQLIVDHSLAVEAPGFDPDAFEKNRAIEDRRNEDRFHFIDWTKTAFKNVDVIPAGNGIMHQINLEKMSPVIQARGGIAFPDTCVGTDSHTPHVDALGVIAIGVGGLEAETVMLGHPSMMRLPDIVGVELTGKRQPGITATDIVLALTEFLRKERVVGAWVEFFGEGADSLSIGDRATISNMCPEYGATASMFYIDGQTIDYLKLTGREPEQVALVENYAKTLGLWSDALKTAEYERVLHFDLGSVVRNMAGPSNPHRRLPTSALAERGIADEAKLQSGKVEEAEGLMPDGAVIIAAITSCTNTSNPRNVIAAGLLAKKANALGLVRKPWVKTSFAPGSKVAKLYLEEAGLLPELEKLGFGIVAYACTTCNGMSGALDPAIQKEIIDRDLYATAVLSGNRNFDGRIHPYAKQAFLASPPLVVAYAIAGTVRFDIEQDVLGADARGNPITLKDLWPSDEEIDAIVAASVKPEQFKQIYIPMFDLGSVQEAESPLYDWRPQSTYIRRPPYWEGALAGERTLKGMRPLAILPDNITTDHLSPSNAILADSAAGEYLAKMGLPEEDFNSYATHRGDHLTAQRATFANPQLVNEMVVVDGQVKKGSLARVEPEGQVMRMWEAIETYMNRKQNLIIVAGADYGQGSSRDWAAKGVRLAGVEVIVAEGFERIHRTNLVGMGVLPVEFKPGTTRLTLALDGTETFDIEGEISPRCDLTLVINRRNGETLKVTVTCRLDTAADVSVYQAGGVLQRFAKDFLEGAVA from the coding sequence GTGAATAGCCAATACCGCAAGCGCTTGCCCGGTACCGCGCTGGATTACTTCGACGCCCGTGAGGCGGTCGAGGCGATCCAGGCCGGCGCCTGGAGCAAGCTGCCCTACACCTCGCGCGTGCTTGCAGAGCAACTGGTGCGTCGCTGCGACCCGCAGGATCTGACTGCTGCGCTGGAACAACTGATCTACCGCAAGCGCGACCTGGACTTTCCCTGGTACCCGGCGCGCGTGGTCTGCCACGACATCCTCGGCCAGACCGCGCTGGTCGACCTGGCCGGCCTGCGCGATGCCATCGCCGAGCAGGGTGGTGACCCGTCCAAGGTCAACCCGGTGGTGCCGACCCAGCTGATCGTCGACCACTCGCTGGCCGTCGAGGCGCCGGGCTTCGATCCGGATGCCTTCGAGAAGAACCGCGCCATCGAGGATCGCCGCAATGAGGATCGCTTCCACTTCATCGACTGGACCAAGACCGCGTTCAAGAACGTCGACGTGATCCCGGCCGGCAACGGCATCATGCACCAGATCAACCTGGAGAAGATGAGCCCGGTGATCCAGGCGCGCGGCGGCATCGCCTTCCCTGACACCTGCGTTGGCACCGACTCGCACACCCCGCACGTCGATGCCCTGGGCGTGATCGCCATCGGCGTCGGCGGCCTGGAAGCCGAGACAGTGATGCTCGGCCATCCGTCGATGATGCGCCTGCCCGATATCGTCGGCGTCGAGCTGACCGGCAAGCGCCAACCCGGCATCACCGCCACCGATATCGTCCTGGCGCTGACCGAGTTCCTGCGCAAGGAGCGGGTGGTGGGCGCCTGGGTCGAGTTCTTCGGCGAGGGCGCGGACAGTCTGTCCATCGGCGACCGCGCGACCATCTCCAATATGTGCCCGGAATACGGCGCCACCGCCTCGATGTTCTATATCGACGGCCAGACCATCGACTACCTCAAGCTCACCGGGCGTGAGCCGGAGCAGGTGGCGCTGGTGGAAAACTACGCCAAGACCCTGGGCCTGTGGAGCGACGCACTGAAAACCGCCGAGTACGAGCGCGTGCTGCACTTCGATCTGGGCAGCGTCGTGCGCAATATGGCTGGCCCGAGCAACCCACATCGCCGCCTGCCCACTTCGGCACTGGCCGAGCGTGGTATTGCCGACGAAGCCAAACTGCAGAGCGGCAAGGTCGAAGAGGCCGAAGGATTGATGCCGGACGGCGCGGTGATCATCGCCGCCATCACCAGCTGCACCAATACCTCCAACCCGCGCAACGTCATTGCCGCCGGTCTGCTGGCGAAGAAGGCCAACGCGCTGGGTCTGGTGCGCAAGCCTTGGGTGAAGACGTCGTTCGCGCCAGGCTCCAAGGTCGCCAAGCTGTACCTGGAAGAGGCCGGTCTGCTGCCAGAACTGGAGAAACTCGGCTTCGGCATCGTTGCCTACGCCTGCACCACCTGCAACGGCATGTCCGGCGCGCTGGATCCTGCGATCCAGAAGGAAATCATCGACCGCGACCTGTATGCCACTGCCGTGCTCTCGGGTAACCGCAACTTCGACGGGCGCATCCATCCCTACGCCAAGCAGGCCTTCCTCGCTTCGCCGCCACTGGTGGTGGCCTATGCGATTGCCGGCACCGTGCGTTTCGATATCGAGCAGGATGTGCTGGGCGCTGATGCCCGGGGCAATCCGATCACGCTGAAGGACTTGTGGCCGAGCGATGAGGAAATCGACGCCATCGTCGCTGCCTCGGTGAAGCCCGAGCAGTTCAAGCAGATCTACATCCCGATGTTCGACCTGGGCAGCGTGCAGGAGGCCGAGAGTCCGCTGTACGACTGGCGCCCGCAGTCCACCTACATCCGCCGTCCGCCATACTGGGAAGGCGCGCTGGCTGGCGAGCGCACGCTCAAGGGCATGCGCCCGCTGGCGATCCTGCCGGACAACATCACCACCGACCACCTGTCGCCGTCCAATGCCATCCTGGCGGACTCGGCAGCGGGCGAGTACCTGGCGAAAATGGGCCTGCCGGAAGAGGACTTCAACTCCTACGCCACCCACCGTGGTGATCACCTGACTGCGCAGCGTGCCACCTTCGCCAACCCGCAACTGGTCAACGAGATGGTGGTGGTCGATGGCCAGGTGAAAAAGGGCTCGCTGGCCCGTGTCGAGCCGGAAGGCCAGGTGATGCGCATGTGGGAGGCCATCGAAACCTACATGAACCGTAAGCAGAACCTGATCATCGTCGCCGGTGCCGACTACGGCCAGGGCTCGTCGCGCGACTGGGCGGCCAAGGGTGTGCGTCTCGCTGGCGTCGAGGTGATCGTCGCCGAAGGCTTCGAGCGCATTCACCGCACCAATCTGGTGGGCATGGGCGTGCTGCCGGTGGAGTTCAAACCGGGTACCACGCGTCTTACCCTGGCGCTGGACGGCACCGAAACCTTTGACATCGAAGGCGAGATCTCGCCGCGCTGCGACCTGACCCTGGTGATCAATCGCCGTAACGGCGAGACACTCAAGGTGACGGTGACCTGCCGTCTGGATACCGCTGCCGATGTCAGCGTGTACCAGGCCGGCGGCGTGCTGCAGCGCTTCGCCAAGGACTTCCTCGAAGGCGCGGTGGCTTGA
- a CDS encoding mechanosensitive ion channel family protein, whose translation MELDPWTQSLISAMTALWSKVAGFIPNLFVALVLVLLGFVVAKLLDTLLSKLLGKVGLDRLMTGTGLTKLLARVGIHASVSTLIGKIVYWFVLLIFLVSAAESLGLQRVSATLDVLALYLPKVFGAALVLLAGVLLAQLVSSLVRGAAEGVGLEYANGLGRVAQGLVIIISISVAIGQLEIKTDLLNNVIAIVLISVGLAVALALGLGSRDIASQILAGIYVRELYQVGQHVQVGEVEGQIEEIGTVKTTLLTDTGELVSVANRVMLEQRVNSR comes from the coding sequence ATGGAACTCGATCCCTGGACTCAAAGCCTGATCTCCGCGATGACCGCACTGTGGAGCAAGGTTGCTGGCTTCATCCCCAATCTGTTCGTGGCGCTGGTGCTGGTATTGCTTGGCTTCGTCGTGGCCAAGTTGCTCGACACGCTGCTGTCCAAGCTGCTTGGCAAGGTTGGCCTGGACCGTTTGATGACCGGTACCGGCCTGACCAAGCTGCTGGCGCGCGTCGGCATTCATGCGTCGGTATCGACCCTGATCGGCAAGATCGTTTACTGGTTCGTGCTGCTGATCTTCCTGGTGTCTGCCGCTGAATCGCTCGGCCTGCAACGTGTCTCCGCGACCCTCGACGTGCTGGCGCTGTATCTACCCAAGGTGTTCGGCGCGGCGCTGGTACTGCTGGCTGGCGTGCTCCTAGCGCAACTGGTCAGCAGCCTGGTGCGTGGCGCCGCCGAAGGCGTCGGCCTGGAGTATGCCAACGGCTTGGGACGTGTGGCGCAAGGCCTGGTGATCATCATCAGCATCTCGGTTGCCATCGGTCAGCTGGAAATCAAGACCGACCTGCTCAACAACGTCATCGCCATCGTACTGATTTCCGTCGGCCTGGCCGTGGCATTGGCGCTGGGGCTGGGCAGCCGAGATATCGCCAGCCAGATTCTGGCCGGCATCTATGTGCGCGAGTTGTATCAGGTCGGGCAACATGTGCAGGTGGGTGAGGTCGAAGGGCAGATCGAAGAGATCGGCACAGTGAAAACCACCCTGTTGACCGATACCGGTGAGCTAGTATCGGTGGCCAATCGCGTCATGCTCGAGCAACGCGTGAACAGTCGCTGA
- the ppsA gene encoding phosphoenolpyruvate synthase translates to MVEYVVSLDKLGNHDVEHVGGKNASLGEMISNLAGAGVSVPGGFATTAQAYRDFLEQSGLNAQIHAALDALDVDDVNALAKTGAQIRQWVMDAEFPAELDKQIREAFATMSAGNDNMAVAVRSSATAEDLPDASFAGQQETFLNIRGVDNVIRAAKEVFASLFNDRAIAYRVHQGFDHKLVALSAGVQRMVRSETGTAGVMFTLDTESGFRDVVFITGAYGLGETVVQGAVNPDEFYVHKPTLEAGRPAILRRNLGSKAIKMIYGDEAKAGRSVKTVEVDRAERARFCISDAEVSELAKQALIIEKHYGRPMDIEWAKDGDDGKLYIVQARPETVKSRASATVMERYLLKEKGTVLVEGRAIGQRIGAGKVRVIHDVSEMDKVQPGDVLVSDMTDPDWEPVMKRASAIVTNRGGRTCHAAIIARELGIPAVVGCGNATSVLKDGQGVTVSCAEGDTGFIFEGELGFDIRKNSVDAMPDLPFKIMMNVGNPDRAFDFAQLPNEGVGLARLEFIINRMIGVHPKALLNFSSLPPEIKDSVEKRIAGYGDPVDFYVEKLVEGISTLAAAFWPKKVIVRLSDFKSNEYANLIGGKLYEPEEENPMLGFRGASRYISESFRDCFELECRALKKVRNEMGLTNVEIMVPFVRTLGEASQVVELLASNGLARGQDGLKVIMMCELPSNAILAEEFLEFFDGFSIGSNDLTQLTLGLDRDSGIVAHLFDERNPAVKKLLANAIAACNKAGKYIGICGQGPSDHPDLARWLMEQGIESVSLNPDSVLDTWFFLAEAQPA, encoded by the coding sequence TTGGTAGAGTACGTAGTTTCCCTCGATAAGCTCGGCAATCACGATGTTGAGCATGTGGGGGGCAAGAACGCATCCCTCGGCGAGATGATCAGTAACCTGGCCGGCGCCGGTGTCTCGGTTCCCGGCGGTTTCGCCACTACGGCTCAGGCCTACCGCGATTTTCTCGAGCAAAGCGGCCTGAATGCGCAGATCCACGCAGCGCTTGACGCACTCGATGTCGATGACGTCAACGCCCTGGCCAAGACCGGCGCGCAGATTCGCCAGTGGGTGATGGACGCCGAGTTCCCGGCTGAGCTGGACAAGCAGATCCGCGAAGCCTTCGCCACCATGAGCGCCGGCAACGACAACATGGCCGTGGCCGTGCGTTCCTCCGCCACCGCCGAAGACCTGCCGGATGCCTCTTTTGCGGGGCAGCAGGAAACCTTCCTCAATATCCGCGGTGTGGACAACGTGATTCGCGCCGCCAAGGAAGTCTTCGCTTCCCTGTTCAACGACCGTGCTATCGCTTACCGCGTGCACCAGGGCTTCGACCACAAGCTGGTCGCTCTGTCTGCCGGCGTACAGCGTATGGTGCGTTCGGAAACTGGTACCGCCGGTGTGATGTTCACCCTGGACACCGAATCCGGTTTCCGTGATGTGGTGTTTATCACCGGTGCCTATGGCCTCGGTGAGACCGTCGTGCAAGGTGCGGTGAACCCCGACGAGTTCTACGTGCACAAGCCAACCCTGGAAGCGGGGCGCCCGGCGATCCTGCGTCGCAACCTGGGCAGCAAGGCGATCAAGATGATCTACGGCGACGAAGCCAAGGCCGGTCGTTCGGTGAAGACCGTGGAAGTCGACCGTGCCGAGCGCGCGCGCTTCTGCATCAGCGACGCCGAGGTCAGCGAGCTGGCCAAGCAGGCATTGATCATCGAGAAACACTACGGCCGCCCGATGGACATCGAGTGGGCCAAGGACGGTGACGACGGCAAGCTGTACATCGTGCAGGCCCGTCCGGAAACCGTGAAGAGCCGCGCCAGCGCCACCGTGATGGAGCGCTACCTGCTGAAAGAGAAGGGCACCGTGCTGGTCGAAGGCCGCGCCATCGGTCAGCGCATCGGCGCCGGCAAGGTGCGCGTGATCCACGACGTATCCGAGATGGACAAGGTGCAGCCGGGCGACGTGCTGGTCTCCGACATGACCGACCCGGACTGGGAGCCGGTGATGAAGCGCGCCAGCGCCATCGTCACCAACCGCGGCGGCCGTACCTGCCACGCGGCGATCATCGCCCGTGAGCTGGGCATTCCGGCCGTGGTCGGTTGCGGCAACGCCACCAGCGTGCTCAAGGACGGTCAGGGTGTGACCGTATCCTGCGCCGAAGGCGATACCGGTTTCATCTTCGAAGGCGAACTGGGCTTCGACATTCGCAAGAACTCGGTCGACGCCATGCCGGATCTGCCGTTCAAGATCATGATGAACGTCGGCAACCCGGATCGCGCTTTCGACTTCGCTCAACTGCCGAACGAAGGGGTTGGCCTGGCTCGCCTGGAATTCATCATCAACCGCATGATCGGCGTGCACCCGAAGGCGCTGCTGAACTTCTCCAGCCTGCCGCCGGAGATCAAGGACAGCGTCGAGAAACGCATCGCCGGTTACGGTGATCCGGTCGACTTCTACGTCGAGAAGCTGGTCGAGGGTATCAGCACCTTGGCCGCCGCCTTCTGGCCGAAGAAAGTCATCGTGCGCCTGTCGGACTTCAAGTCCAACGAATACGCCAACCTGATCGGCGGCAAGCTGTATGAGCCGGAAGAAGAGAACCCGATGCTGGGCTTCCGTGGTGCTTCGCGCTACATCAGCGAATCCTTCCGCGACTGTTTCGAGCTGGAATGCCGCGCGCTGAAGAAAGTGCGCAACGAGATGGGCCTGACCAACGTCGAGATCATGGTGCCGTTCGTGCGTACCCTGGGCGAGGCGTCGCAAGTGGTCGAGCTGCTGGCCAGCAATGGCCTGGCTCGCGGTCAGGATGGCCTGAAGGTCATCATGATGTGCGAGCTGCCGTCCAACGCCATTCTGGCTGAAGAGTTCCTCGAGTTCTTCGACGGTTTCTCCATCGGCTCCAACGACCTGACCCAGCTGACACTGGGCCTGGATCGCGACTCCGGTATCGTCGCCCACCTGTTCGATGAGCGTAACCCGGCGGTGAAGAAGCTGCTGGCCAATGCCATCGCTGCCTGTAACAAGGCCGGCAAGTACATCGGCATCTGCGGTCAGGGCCCTTCGGATCACCCGGATCTGGCCAGGTGGCTGATGGAGCAAGGCATCGAGAGCGTCTCGCTGAACCCCGATTCGGTCCTCGACACCTGGTTCTTCCTGGCCGAGGCGCAGCCTGCCTGA
- the rraA gene encoding ribonuclease E activity regulator RraA, giving the protein MHYITPDLCDAYPELVQVVEPMFANYGGRDSFGGQIVTIKCHEDNSLVKEQVDLPGQGKVLVVDGGGSLRRALLGDMLAEKAAKNGWEGILVYGCIRDVDVIAQTNLGVQALASHPMKTDKRGIGDLNVPVTFGGVTFKPGDYLYADNNGVIVSPQALEMPE; this is encoded by the coding sequence ATGCACTACATCACCCCTGATCTGTGCGATGCCTATCCGGAGTTGGTTCAGGTCGTCGAGCCGATGTTCGCCAACTACGGTGGCCGTGATTCCTTTGGTGGCCAAATCGTCACCATCAAGTGCCATGAAGACAACTCGCTGGTGAAGGAGCAGGTCGATCTGCCAGGTCAGGGGAAAGTACTGGTCGTCGATGGCGGCGGCTCGCTGCGTCGGGCGCTGCTGGGTGACATGCTGGCCGAAAAAGCGGCCAAAAATGGCTGGGAGGGCATCCTGGTCTACGGCTGTATCCGTGATGTTGATGTCATCGCGCAGACCAACCTGGGTGTGCAGGCGCTGGCCAGCCATCCGATGAAGACCGACAAGCGCGGCATCGGTGATCTGAATGTGCCGGTCACCTTCGGCGGCGTGACCTTCAAGCCGGGCGACTACCTGTACGCCGACAACAACGGTGTGATCGTCTCTCCGCAAGCCCTGGAAATGCCGGAATAA
- the prpF gene encoding 2-methylaconitate cis-trans isomerase PrpF: MAHLPQVKIPATYMRGGTSKGVFFRLQDLPERCQVPGEARDKLFMRVIGSPDPYSAHIDGMGGATSSTSKCVILSKSTQPEHDVDYLYGQVSIDKAFVDWSGNCGNLSTAAGAFAIHAGLVDPARIPENGTCEVRIWQANIQKTIIAHVPVTGGQVQETGDFELDGVTFPAAEIVLEFLDPSDDGEEGGSMFPTGNLIDDLEVPGIGTFKATMITAGIPTIFVNAEDIGYQGTELREAINGDPAQLARFEQIRIAGALRMGLIKTAEEAATRQHTPKIAFVSPPKDYLTSSGKQVKAGDVDLLVRALSMGKLHHAMMGTCAVAIGTAAAIPGTLVNLAAGGGEREAVRFGHPSGTLRVGAQAKRVDGQWTVTKAVMSRSARILMEGSVRVPGGSF, encoded by the coding sequence ATGGCTCATCTGCCTCAAGTTAAAATCCCCGCCACCTATATGCGTGGCGGCACCAGCAAGGGCGTGTTCTTCCGTCTGCAGGATCTGCCCGAGCGCTGCCAGGTGCCGGGCGAGGCGCGCGACAAGCTGTTCATGCGCGTGATCGGCAGCCCCGATCCGTACTCGGCGCATATCGACGGCATGGGCGGCGCCACCTCGAGCACCTCCAAGTGCGTGATCCTGTCGAAAAGCACCCAGCCCGAACACGATGTCGACTACCTCTACGGTCAGGTCTCCATCGACAAGGCCTTCGTCGACTGGAGCGGCAATTGCGGCAACCTGTCCACTGCGGCTGGTGCCTTCGCCATCCATGCCGGCTTGGTCGATCCGGCACGTATTCCCGAGAATGGCACCTGTGAGGTGCGTATCTGGCAGGCCAATATCCAGAAAACCATCATCGCCCATGTACCGGTCACGGGTGGCCAGGTGCAGGAAACTGGCGATTTCGAACTGGACGGCGTGACCTTCCCAGCGGCGGAGATCGTGCTGGAATTCCTCGACCCATCTGATGATGGCGAGGAGGGCGGTTCGATGTTCCCGACCGGCAACCTGATCGATGACCTCGAAGTGCCGGGCATCGGTACCTTCAAGGCGACCATGATCACCGCCGGCATCCCGACCATCTTCGTCAACGCCGAAGACATCGGCTACCAGGGCACCGAGCTGCGCGAGGCTATCAACGGTGACCCGGCGCAACTGGCGCGCTTCGAGCAGATCCGCATTGCCGGCGCGTTGCGCATGGGCCTGATCAAAACGGCGGAAGAAGCTGCGACACGTCAGCACACCCCGAAGATCGCCTTTGTCAGCCCACCCAAGGACTACCTCACCTCTAGCGGCAAGCAGGTGAAAGCGGGTGATGTCGATCTGCTGGTACGCGCGCTGTCCATGGGCAAGTTGCACCACGCGATGATGGGCACCTGCGCGGTGGCCATCGGCACGGCGGCGGCGATTCCCGGCACCCTGGTCAACCTGGCTGCGGGGGGCGGTGAGCGCGAAGCGGTACGTTTCGGTCATCCGTCCGGCACCTTGCGCGTTGGCGCTCAGGCCAAACGGGTCGACGGCCAGTGGACAGTGACCAAGGCCGTGATGAGTCGCAGCGCGCGCATCCTGATGGAAGGCTCGGTGCGGGTGCCGGGCGGAAGTTTCTGA
- a CDS encoding CorA family divalent cation transporter, with protein MVDQGSALLHAFVLDGRGGARSISREQLDGLQLSEQESLWLHWDRSQAPAQHWLREHSGLDEFSCDLLLEENTRPRLLPLPRDELLLFLRGINRNPGAEPEDMVSVRIFADARRVISLRLRPLLATDALIADLLAGKGPRTSSELLLELARHLTNRVDDLIAELSDQLDVEEDRLDADERYRPDHSLMLQLRRRAAGLRRFLAPQRDLYAQMMRSRQPWFVEDDDDYWNELHNRLTRYLEELELLRERVSLVLEAENQRLAERMNRIMYRFTVIAGMFLPLTFLTGLLGINVGGIPGAESPLGFFIACGLMILLALGQLLLFRRWRWL; from the coding sequence ATGGTGGATCAGGGCTCGGCACTGCTGCATGCCTTCGTGCTCGATGGCCGTGGTGGTGCGCGCAGCATCAGCCGCGAGCAACTGGATGGCCTGCAACTGAGCGAGCAGGAAAGCCTGTGGCTGCACTGGGATCGTAGTCAGGCCCCGGCGCAGCACTGGTTGCGCGAGCACAGTGGCCTGGATGAGTTCAGCTGTGATCTGCTACTGGAAGAGAACACCCGGCCACGCTTGTTGCCGTTGCCGCGTGATGAACTGCTGCTGTTTCTGCGGGGCATCAATCGCAACCCGGGCGCCGAGCCGGAAGACATGGTCTCGGTGCGCATCTTTGCCGATGCTCGTCGGGTAATTTCCCTGCGCCTACGACCGCTGCTGGCGACCGATGCGCTGATTGCCGATCTGCTGGCGGGCAAGGGGCCACGCACGTCCTCCGAGCTGCTGCTGGAGCTGGCGCGGCACCTGACCAACCGCGTCGATGACCTGATCGCCGAGTTGAGTGATCAGCTCGATGTCGAAGAGGATCGTCTGGACGCTGACGAGCGCTATCGTCCCGATCACAGCCTGATGTTGCAGCTGCGCCGCCGCGCCGCCGGGCTACGGCGTTTCCTGGCGCCGCAGCGTGATCTGTATGCGCAGATGATGCGCAGTCGCCAGCCCTGGTTCGTCGAGGATGACGATGACTACTGGAACGAACTGCATAACCGGCTGACGCGCTATCTCGAAGAACTCGAATTGTTGCGCGAGCGCGTCAGTCTGGTACTCGAAGCTGAGAATCAGCGCCTTGCAGAGCGGATGAACCGCATCATGTACCGTTTTACCGTGATCGCCGGTATGTTCCTGCCGCTGACCTTCCTTACGGGCCTGCTGGGCATCAATGTTGGCGGCATTCCTGGCGCCGAAAGCCCGCTCGGTTTCTTTATCGCCTGTGGCCTGATGATCCTTTTGGCGCTGGGCCAACTGCTACTTTTCCGCCGCTGGCGCTGGTTGTGA